In Micropterus dolomieu isolate WLL.071019.BEF.003 ecotype Adirondacks linkage group LG17, ASM2129224v1, whole genome shotgun sequence, one genomic interval encodes:
- the LOC123986084 gene encoding mRNA decay activator protein ZFP36L1 — protein sequence MPSNFLTPFLELDEEFFKNFRGLEATDGSPTSSQQQRQQHSLRVLGFQRRHSLCPVTLPNSKFNSSSSSEVTDSSCWGLNVASNQQWSRESQFPRSSLSHIPFRVDRSVSMIEGNVSSVGDREDKMANLSPPLLLPPPGLCTSNASLSPTASSSGLRPTTPSPHISTRYKTELCRTFEESGTCKYGAKCQFAHGLDELRGLSRHPKYKTEPCRTFHTIGFCPYGARCHFIHNADELEAAGPPQKQKLRPPLLRHSFSFAGFSSSPQTFQPVEESQPSSLLFSRASSVSPPPSSIGSPELLSPLFPEPGTLKHCPYPFSGITELAGDSGDSALRFYAVADSVSNRCPTSTFTSKNPNLPYHLPQQLPASLNAPPGLQRCSSADSLSEEGYTSSCSLSSSSSGTESPSFEGRRLPIFSSLSVSDE from the exons ATGCCCTCCAACTTCCTAACGCCGTTCCTGGAACTGGATGAGGAGTTTTTCAAG AATTTCCGCGGCCTGGAGGCGACAGATGGCTCGCCTACCAGCTCACAGCAGCAACGGCAGCAGCACAGTCTAAGAGTACTGGGCTTCCAGCGTCGCCATTCTCTGTGCCCCGTGACCCTCCCCAACTCCAagttcaacagcagcagcagctccgaGGTGACCGACTCTAGCTGCTGGGGGCTCAACGTGGCCTCCAACCAGCAGTGGAGCAGGGAGAGTCAGTTTCCCCGCTCCTCGCTCAGCCACATCCCTTTCAGAGTCGACCGCTCGGTCAGCATGATTGAGGGCAACGTCAGCAGCgtgggagacagagaggacaaAATGGCTAATTTGTCCCCGCCGCTGCTGCTCCCTCCACCAGGCCTCTGCACCAGCaatgcctctctctcccccacagCTTCCTCCTCTGGCCTCAGACCAACAACCCCCTCACCTCACATCTCCACTCGGTACAAGACAGAACTCTGTCGCACCTTTGAGGAAAGCGGGACCTGCAAGTATGGCGCCAAGTGCCAGTTTGCCCACGGCTTGGACGAGCTGAGAGGCCTCAGCAGGCATCCCAAGTACAAGACAGAGCCTTGCCGCACTTTCCACACAATAGGTTTCTGCCCATACGGCGCCCGCTGCCACTTCATCCACAATGCTGATGAGCTCGAAGCCGCCGGTCCTCCTCAGAAACAGAAGCTGAGGCCTCCTCTGCTGCGTCACAGCTTTAGCTTTGCAGGTTTCTCATCCTCTCCACAGACCTTCCAACCAGTTGAGGAGTCACAgccttcctccctcctcttttcacgggcttcctctgtctctcctcctccatcctccatAGGGAGCCCAGAGcttctctcccctctcttcccTGAGCCGGGTACACTGAAGCATTGCCCCTACCCCTTCTCTGGCATCACCGAACTGGCAGGCGACAGTGGTGATTCAGCTCTCCGCTTCTATGCCGTGGCCGATTCTGTCAGCAACAGGTGTCCCACCTCCACTTTCACCTCCAAAAACCCAAACCTCCCGTACCATCTTCCCCAGCAGCTGCCAGCCTCCCTGAATGCCCCCCCTGGCCTTCAGCGCTGCTCCTCTGCAGACTCCCTCTCTGAGGAAGGCTAcacctcctcctgctccctcAGCTCGTCCTCCAGCGGCACAGAGTCACCAAGCTTCGAGGGCCGTCGCCTGCCCATCTTTAGCAGCCTGTCTGTTTCAGACGAGTAG